One genomic segment of Cerasicoccus sp. TK19100 includes these proteins:
- a CDS encoding trypsin-like peptidase domain-containing protein, which translates to MFSLRKCVIPFWSGLMVLVVFLSGCAHQGSTSEVANGNEAEFDQLLDSVVRLDVWETTFEGGAKRTARGVGSGVIMTEDGLILTNAHVVNPYAERISVTLNNLERVPATLLGWDHWTDLAVVKLDADEIAKRNLTFSHAQFGDSSQLRPGQTVYAVGTPNGLTRTVSRGIISNTNRYFEGRTVGQGYETGMFNTWLQTDAAINPGNSGGPLVLPNGLVIGINTRAYLGANNLAFAVPSDIAREVLSELIEAESVSRSYIGLIPGPLQDLENFYQLEANQGMLVQSVDPGSPASTAGISPGDIVLSINGEPIDGRFPEQLPAIQHSIASSPVGSELRFEVRRGSATKVETVVSEPLESRVGAMEAFEKWGLSVQRISKAVAREEKLKSNDGVRVMGVQAGYPAAEAGVRRGDIILKVGDQSITTLDSIQAVYEGWVANPEKVLVEVDRGHQASYLVLKPR; encoded by the coding sequence ATGTTTAGTCTGCGCAAATGTGTGATTCCCTTCTGGTCTGGTTTGATGGTGCTTGTGGTCTTTTTGTCCGGCTGCGCACACCAAGGCAGCACGTCAGAGGTCGCAAACGGCAACGAGGCAGAGTTCGATCAGCTGCTCGACAGCGTCGTGCGGCTCGATGTTTGGGAAACGACGTTTGAGGGCGGGGCCAAGCGCACCGCGCGCGGCGTTGGCAGCGGTGTGATCATGACCGAAGACGGCTTAATCCTGACCAATGCCCACGTGGTCAACCCATACGCGGAGCGGATTTCCGTCACATTGAACAATTTGGAGCGGGTGCCAGCGACGCTGCTTGGGTGGGATCATTGGACGGACCTCGCCGTCGTGAAGCTGGACGCCGATGAAATTGCCAAACGCAACTTAACGTTCTCCCATGCGCAGTTTGGTGACAGCAGCCAATTAAGGCCCGGGCAAACGGTTTATGCCGTGGGGACTCCAAACGGTCTGACGCGCACCGTTTCGCGGGGGATTATTTCCAACACCAATCGCTACTTCGAGGGACGAACGGTGGGGCAGGGCTACGAAACTGGGATGTTCAACACCTGGCTGCAAACGGATGCCGCGATCAATCCCGGCAACAGCGGTGGCCCGCTCGTGCTGCCCAATGGCTTGGTGATTGGCATTAATACCCGCGCGTATCTGGGCGCGAACAATTTGGCCTTCGCCGTACCCAGTGATATTGCCCGCGAGGTATTGAGTGAACTCATTGAGGCCGAGTCCGTCTCGCGTAGTTATATTGGCCTGATCCCCGGGCCGCTACAAGATCTGGAGAACTTCTACCAGCTTGAGGCCAATCAGGGAATGCTTGTGCAAAGTGTGGACCCCGGCTCACCGGCGAGCACCGCAGGCATCAGCCCGGGCGACATTGTTTTGTCAATCAACGGCGAGCCGATCGATGGTCGGTTTCCGGAGCAACTGCCAGCGATTCAGCACTCTATCGCCAGTAGCCCGGTGGGCAGTGAGCTGAGATTTGAAGTGCGCCGGGGCAGTGCGACTAAAGTAGAAACAGTGGTTTCGGAGCCGCTGGAAAGCCGGGTCGGTGCGATGGAGGCCTTCGAGAAGTGGGGGCTGAGTGTGCAGCGCATTTCCAAAGCGGTAGCCCGCGAGGAGAAGTTAAAAAGCAACGACGGCGTTCGCGTAATGGGGGTCCAGGCGGGTTATCCGGCCGCAGAGGCAGGTGTGCGCCGCGGCGATATCATCCTTAAAGTTGGAGATCAGTCGATAACGACATTGGACAGCATTCAAGCCGTGTATGAGGGCTGGGTGGCGAACCCCGAGAAGGTATTGGTCGAGGTCGACCGTGGCCATCAGGCATCGTATCTGGTCCTCAAGCCCCGATAG
- a CDS encoding class I adenylate-forming enzyme family protein: MKTPLTDRWAKLLKQDAGALAVIEDGQHWTRAQLHELAMTKLELFRLQNLKRKAVALHLPNSVEWLATFLALRWAGAVVAPIDGVADTAFCRQQATATRCFAMQSKSLEILDQNARGWKDGIALLKLTSGTSGNPKAFAFTEAELCADADNIISTMGLRSDDVNFALLPFAHSYALGNLVVPLLAAGIPMAIGSAALPRVIADEIAQHGATVFPSVPRVFESIARTEGIRLGKLRLCISAAAPLPAELANEFNQHTGLLIHNFYGASECGGIAYDRSGELGQQGESIGQAMDNVTLSTDSHGRLTVTSAAVSSYRRTTNPRGHAKITLQDKVTIRNDGSIVIRGRSDRIVKCAGRRIDLSSIENIALQAGDVKSAAALHDEITDKLLIAYEGKINEAELRSHLADKFQPWRSRFKVKCVPQLPVNARGKVDRRKLKRQF, translated from the coding sequence GTGAAGACTCCGCTGACCGATCGTTGGGCGAAGCTCCTCAAACAGGATGCCGGTGCACTAGCTGTCATTGAGGACGGCCAGCATTGGACTCGCGCTCAACTGCATGAGTTGGCGATGACAAAGCTGGAACTATTTCGCCTGCAAAATCTGAAGCGAAAAGCAGTCGCCCTACACCTGCCAAACAGCGTTGAGTGGCTGGCCACGTTTCTCGCGCTTCGGTGGGCAGGTGCCGTGGTAGCTCCAATAGACGGCGTGGCAGATACTGCATTTTGCCGCCAGCAAGCGACGGCCACCCGTTGCTTTGCGATGCAAAGTAAAAGCCTCGAAATCCTCGACCAAAATGCACGCGGCTGGAAGGACGGCATCGCGCTACTCAAGCTAACCTCCGGCACCAGCGGTAACCCCAAAGCATTTGCCTTCACCGAGGCCGAACTCTGCGCGGATGCCGACAACATCATTTCGACCATGGGACTACGGTCAGACGATGTGAACTTCGCCCTGCTACCATTTGCCCACAGCTATGCCCTGGGGAATTTAGTCGTGCCGCTACTCGCGGCGGGCATCCCCATGGCCATTGGCAGCGCCGCCCTGCCCCGTGTGATCGCCGATGAAATTGCACAACACGGAGCCACCGTATTTCCCAGTGTACCGCGAGTCTTTGAGTCGATCGCGCGCACGGAAGGCATTCGCCTTGGCAAGTTACGGCTCTGCATATCGGCGGCAGCACCCCTGCCCGCCGAGCTCGCCAATGAGTTCAATCAGCATACAGGCCTGCTTATTCATAATTTTTACGGAGCCAGCGAATGCGGCGGCATCGCTTATGACCGCTCTGGAGAATTGGGCCAGCAGGGTGAGAGCATCGGGCAGGCCATGGACAATGTAACCCTCTCCACGGATTCACATGGACGGCTCACGGTGACATCTGCGGCGGTTAGTTCCTACCGGCGGACGACCAATCCCCGCGGACACGCGAAGATTACTTTGCAGGACAAAGTTACTATCCGAAACGATGGCAGCATCGTCATCCGTGGCCGCTCGGATCGTATCGTCAAATGTGCTGGCCGGCGCATTGATCTGTCTTCGATCGAGAACATTGCCCTCCAGGCCGGAGACGTAAAATCCGCGGCAGCACTTCACGACGAGATCACGGACAAACTACTGATCGCCTACGAAGGCAAAATTAACGAAGCTGAATTACGCAGCCACCTTGCCGATAAGTTTCAGCCATGGCGTAGCCGGTTTAAGGTAAAATGCGTTCCGCAACTGCCAGTGAATGCTCGCGGAAAAGTCGACCGGCGAAAGCTCAAGCGGCAGTTTTGA
- a CDS encoding MMPL family transporter codes for MSAPAQRKVSTPWIAILLLIVAPLAYLPFVDWSQAFNDNILELLPEESEAPEDQAVRKLLNERLSYPVMLRAMVEGADLKQATADLRETAQQQTAFSEAILLNQPNQFEALAGVVQEHREALLFSGWLSDRHREYRQADEPSQEFIAWLAKDSASRLNTFLDNPASMGYADQIPEDPLLLVPHALESLPAQPELSADELMLWLPINVDPLTSEGQQEIEDSLRAIEAKMRASYPGYEQLASGVYDIARESAAKTKSEVSLLNIGMVVVMLALILALTRHPGFILLTAVPACVAVLWCMVAGLVIFGHIHVIAIAVASVVLGLAVDYAVHLAANRKNGNLQTAWKKVRLPLTASCLSTCYGFLFLWLSPMVAMKQVAVMVPAGMLAALLSVKFLLPWLEPIAGNYEISRLIKRPLPALRWQAWAPFALVLWISAMGYLASTHVFSDDITDFQMPVSEAIDRFSTLTENIRPDGDSTQWYVFGNSPAQLRNRIQQVSKQFPESVNYSGGDDALQQNFASQSKHFGEELKQELEQAGFEANAFQPFFSRLSYAAEWDSPQKIHAAYRNIADALHGPAQALLMHDGDHWVAVINAPADNSIPDSLTAFTRELSQRNKLNEVLQHAREGILNSAAFGLIAITLCVVVFFRKHAMRAMLVPFWSVVIGLALTVLASGAIGLLALIGGVLAFCLALDYGAFAASAEEPPSSIRISAATTFSAFLVLSLCSIPAVAQLGQVVVLTVAMAWLISELLCLPSSRQTN; via the coding sequence ATGAGTGCGCCTGCCCAACGAAAGGTATCGACGCCCTGGATCGCAATTCTATTGCTGATCGTCGCGCCGTTGGCATATCTGCCTTTCGTTGATTGGTCGCAGGCCTTTAATGACAATATTCTGGAACTCTTACCCGAAGAGAGCGAGGCACCGGAGGATCAGGCCGTTCGCAAACTTTTGAATGAGCGCCTGTCGTATCCGGTCATGCTTCGCGCCATGGTAGAAGGTGCAGATTTAAAGCAAGCAACTGCGGATTTGCGAGAAACCGCGCAGCAGCAAACCGCTTTTAGCGAAGCCATCCTGCTCAACCAACCTAATCAGTTTGAAGCACTGGCCGGGGTGGTTCAAGAGCACCGTGAGGCTTTGTTGTTTAGTGGATGGCTCAGCGACCGGCATCGCGAATACCGTCAGGCAGATGAGCCCAGTCAGGAATTCATTGCATGGCTAGCGAAAGATTCAGCCAGTCGCCTAAATACGTTTCTAGATAACCCAGCGAGTATGGGCTACGCGGATCAAATTCCTGAAGACCCGCTGTTGCTCGTCCCCCACGCGCTGGAGTCGTTACCCGCCCAGCCCGAGCTTTCTGCTGACGAGCTAATGCTCTGGCTGCCCATCAATGTCGACCCGCTCACCTCGGAAGGCCAGCAGGAGATTGAAGATTCACTGCGAGCCATCGAGGCAAAGATGCGCGCCAGCTACCCGGGCTATGAGCAGCTAGCCAGCGGTGTTTACGACATTGCGCGTGAGAGTGCAGCCAAGACCAAGAGCGAAGTGAGCCTGCTCAACATCGGTATGGTCGTCGTGATGCTTGCGCTGATTCTTGCGCTTACCCGGCACCCGGGCTTCATACTTCTCACCGCAGTGCCAGCATGTGTCGCCGTCCTGTGGTGTATGGTAGCTGGTCTGGTGATCTTCGGGCACATCCACGTCATAGCGATTGCCGTGGCCTCCGTGGTCCTTGGGCTAGCGGTCGACTATGCCGTCCATTTGGCAGCAAATCGAAAAAACGGAAACCTTCAAACGGCGTGGAAAAAAGTCCGCCTGCCACTCACGGCCAGTTGCCTCTCCACCTGCTACGGGTTTCTGTTTTTATGGCTATCCCCAATGGTCGCCATGAAGCAAGTTGCGGTCATGGTGCCCGCAGGCATGCTCGCCGCACTCCTGTCAGTAAAGTTCCTCCTCCCGTGGCTTGAGCCCATCGCGGGCAACTACGAGATTTCGCGCCTGATCAAGCGGCCCTTGCCTGCGCTACGCTGGCAGGCATGGGCACCCTTCGCGCTCGTCCTATGGATCAGTGCGATGGGCTATCTGGCTTCTACGCACGTTTTTTCGGACGACATTACAGACTTTCAAATGCCTGTTTCTGAAGCCATCGACCGCTTCAGCACATTGACCGAAAACATCCGCCCAGACGGCGACAGCACGCAGTGGTATGTTTTTGGCAATTCACCAGCCCAGCTTAGAAATCGCATTCAACAGGTGTCCAAGCAATTTCCTGAAAGCGTCAACTACTCAGGAGGTGATGATGCTCTCCAGCAGAACTTTGCATCGCAAAGCAAACACTTCGGCGAAGAGTTAAAGCAAGAGCTGGAGCAAGCAGGATTTGAGGCAAATGCCTTTCAGCCATTTTTCTCCCGGCTTTCCTACGCCGCGGAATGGGACTCGCCTCAAAAGATACACGCGGCCTATCGCAACATTGCTGACGCCCTGCATGGGCCCGCACAAGCCCTGCTCATGCACGACGGCGATCATTGGGTAGCGGTCATCAACGCTCCCGCCGATAACAGCATCCCCGACTCACTCACTGCCTTCACGAGAGAGTTGTCTCAGCGAAACAAGCTCAACGAAGTGCTCCAGCATGCGCGCGAAGGCATACTGAACAGTGCCGCATTCGGCCTGATCGCGATTACACTCTGTGTCGTAGTCTTTTTCCGCAAGCACGCCATGCGCGCAATGCTTGTCCCCTTCTGGTCCGTCGTTATCGGCCTGGCGCTCACCGTGCTTGCCAGCGGGGCGATTGGCCTACTCGCCTTGATTGGTGGCGTCTTGGCCTTTTGCCTGGCCCTGGACTATGGCGCGTTTGCCGCCTCAGCCGAGGAGCCCCCGTCTTCGATTCGCATTTCCGCAGCGACGACCTTCAGTGCGTTTTTAGTGCTCTCCTTGTGCTCCATTCCCGCCGTGGCACAACTGGGGCAAGTAGTGGTCCTAACCGTAGCCATGGCTTGGCTGATCTCCGAACTACTATGCTTGCCCTCATCCCGACAAACGAACTGA
- a CDS encoding glycosyltransferase family 2 protein, protein MTESSTHVVVIPSYNTGPILRRTITEALAVWNPVWLFIDGSTDGAHEEFLKNPEQWPGLRVFVQKENAGKGATALLAAREAMNAGYTHMLLMDADGQHPTHQVAEFMAASVEAPDATIMGQPDFGPDAPMIRLAGRQLSIALTQVETLWGGIADPLYGFRVYPVRPLLDAFKQTTMGRRYDFDPAAAVRLFWAGVRPIKLKAAVRYVPKDEGGISHFHYLRDNLTMVCLHVRLLPEFLLKCFHIAQLKRRFRRTSAK, encoded by the coding sequence ATGACTGAGTCCAGCACGCATGTCGTCGTCATCCCGTCCTACAACACCGGGCCGATTCTTCGACGCACGATCACCGAAGCACTCGCCGTTTGGAACCCGGTATGGCTCTTTATCGACGGCTCCACGGACGGGGCCCACGAGGAGTTTCTTAAGAACCCTGAACAGTGGCCGGGCCTGCGCGTCTTCGTCCAAAAAGAGAACGCCGGTAAGGGCGCGACGGCGCTTCTGGCCGCTCGGGAAGCCATGAATGCCGGCTACACCCACATGCTGCTCATGGATGCCGACGGGCAGCACCCCACCCACCAAGTCGCTGAATTTATGGCGGCATCCGTCGAGGCCCCGGACGCAACCATCATGGGGCAGCCCGACTTTGGCCCGGACGCACCGATGATCCGCCTCGCTGGTCGCCAACTGAGTATTGCGCTAACGCAAGTTGAGACTCTTTGGGGTGGCATTGCGGACCCACTATACGGCTTTCGCGTCTATCCCGTAAGGCCGCTGCTCGATGCCTTCAAACAAACCACCATGGGCCGACGCTATGACTTCGATCCCGCTGCGGCCGTGCGCCTGTTCTGGGCAGGTGTCCGGCCAATTAAGCTCAAAGCAGCGGTCCGCTATGTGCCCAAAGACGAAGGCGGCATCAGCCATTTTCACTATCTGCGTGACAACCTTACAATGGTTTGCCTGCATGTCCGTTTGTTGCCAGAATTCCTCCTCAAATGTTTTCACATTGCCCAGTTAAAGCGCCGCTTTCGACGAACATCGGCAAAGTAA
- a CDS encoding lysophospholipid acyltransferase family protein: MAANRTEAPLGRYIIYLGLVLFFGSGALAYNALCLLTQWLPASERRQQFSRRIMVWLLKTFIAAIEAGGVGRVRFQGVREAIPKGPSIIVANHTGLLDALFLLTELPDVVCIFKSSLRRSPFFCGVIRENDFIANDEGLDLLHAMSNALALGKTILVFPEGTRTEIPPLNEFKAGFALVARRADVRVRTIVIRNSCGLLAKGGGLLRRYATPFQYVFTPGQIFEVNEGEKAVHFCQRVESFFRHELSTDDFAPWQKQRAKASK, from the coding sequence ATGGCCGCTAACCGGACAGAGGCTCCCCTCGGGCGCTACATTATTTATCTGGGCCTGGTGCTCTTCTTTGGCAGCGGAGCACTGGCCTACAACGCCCTCTGCCTGCTCACCCAATGGCTGCCCGCCAGCGAACGACGCCAGCAATTCTCGCGGCGAATCATGGTCTGGCTACTCAAGACGTTCATCGCCGCGATCGAAGCAGGCGGCGTTGGTCGCGTCCGTTTTCAAGGCGTCCGCGAGGCCATCCCCAAGGGCCCGTCGATCATCGTGGCCAATCATACCGGGCTGCTCGATGCACTCTTTCTCCTAACCGAACTGCCGGATGTCGTGTGCATCTTTAAATCCAGCCTGCGACGCAGCCCATTCTTTTGCGGCGTGATTCGCGAGAACGATTTTATCGCCAATGACGAGGGGCTGGACCTCCTTCACGCCATGAGCAATGCCTTGGCCCTCGGCAAGACGATCCTGGTGTTCCCGGAAGGCACGCGCACGGAAATCCCGCCACTGAACGAGTTCAAAGCAGGCTTTGCCCTCGTCGCCCGCCGGGCCGACGTCCGGGTTCGCACCATTGTCATCCGCAATTCGTGCGGTCTGCTTGCCAAGGGTGGCGGCCTCCTTCGCCGCTACGCCACGCCCTTCCAATACGTCTTCACGCCGGGACAAATTTTCGAGGTCAATGAGGGTGAAAAAGCAGTTCACTTTTGCCAGCGAGTTGAGTCATTCTTCCGCCACGAACTTTCCACCGACGACTTCGCCCCATGGCAGAAACAACGAGCAAAAGCCTCAAAGTAA
- a CDS encoding phosphopantetheine-binding protein — translation MSDLTDRLKTLIVDALQLDDVEPQELDNDEPLMDNGLGLDSIDALELVVRVEKEFGIKIKNSEEAREALASINSLAAFIQSRQS, via the coding sequence ATGAGCGACCTGACTGACCGATTAAAAACCCTGATTGTCGACGCCCTGCAACTGGATGACGTCGAACCCCAAGAACTCGACAACGACGAGCCCCTGATGGACAACGGCCTTGGGCTGGACTCCATCGATGCGCTGGAGCTCGTTGTCCGCGTGGAGAAGGAATTCGGCATCAAAATTAAAAACAGTGAGGAAGCCCGCGAAGCGCTTGCCAGTATCAACAGTTTGGCTGCGTTCATTCAGTCCCGCCAAAGCTGA
- a CDS encoding TVP38/TMEM64 family protein: protein MAILAWSLIMLNGGWRTLLDNGSPWALAIFALLMIFLPMVGFPISVFYVCAGVAFSPWQSIPVGLVCLAINMSASYLLARYCWREPLREKISRRWPQVFSLNEGNALRLTILVRAIPGIPFWMQNYILGVLAVPFAAYLALSWTIQGCFLLGVALTANGAITQDGQLALWGGFVVLVTMLGIRVTFKRRHADLTQSEASTT from the coding sequence ATGGCAATCCTCGCCTGGTCACTGATTATGCTCAATGGCGGATGGCGGACCTTGTTGGACAATGGTTCGCCTTGGGCCCTGGCCATCTTTGCCCTGCTGATGATTTTCCTGCCGATGGTCGGCTTTCCGATTTCGGTGTTTTACGTCTGCGCAGGAGTCGCGTTTTCACCATGGCAGAGCATTCCAGTAGGCCTGGTTTGCCTGGCGATTAACATGTCCGCCAGCTATCTCCTGGCCCGCTACTGCTGGCGCGAGCCTTTGCGGGAAAAGATTTCCCGACGCTGGCCGCAGGTTTTTTCCCTCAACGAGGGCAACGCACTGCGCCTGACCATCCTCGTGCGCGCAATCCCCGGCATCCCCTTCTGGATGCAAAATTATATCCTTGGCGTGCTCGCCGTGCCGTTTGCCGCTTACCTGGCCTTGTCCTGGACCATACAGGGTTGCTTTTTGCTGGGCGTCGCGCTGACCGCCAATGGTGCCATTACGCAGGATGGACAGCTCGCACTTTGGGGTGGATTTGTCGTGCTGGTGACGATGCTCGGCATTCGCGTGACCTTTAAACGGCGGCATGCGGACTTGACTCAATCCGAAGCCTCAACAACTTGA
- a CDS encoding acyl carrier protein, with amino-acid sequence MNNPAPTDTATDQEAVWRYRARHYSPDFQNAFVRFMSTGDRSCLSTLALGLLEHHVEDLSKEWLAAHAETLNLRTDLGSDSMMLAEVAFAVEELFDVTMNNQDLVELENLNDLANLIEQKRAIN; translated from the coding sequence ATGAATAACCCAGCCCCAACCGATACCGCTACCGACCAGGAAGCGGTATGGCGGTATCGCGCGCGTCATTATTCTCCGGATTTTCAGAACGCGTTTGTGCGCTTCATGTCGACAGGTGACCGTAGTTGCCTGAGCACCTTGGCGCTCGGACTTTTGGAACATCACGTGGAAGACCTCTCCAAGGAGTGGTTGGCCGCACACGCAGAAACGCTGAATCTGCGGACCGATCTCGGCTCGGATTCCATGATGCTGGCCGAAGTCGCTTTTGCCGTGGAGGAGTTGTTCGACGTGACGATGAATAATCAGGACCTCGTGGAGCTGGAGAACCTGAACGACTTGGCAAATCTCATTGAGCAAAAGCGCGCCATCAACTAA
- a CDS encoding HAD family hydrolase, with protein MAYKHVIWDWNGTLMDDGWLCVDIMNRFLARRDKPTIDNEFYRQHFQFPVQRYYDALNFDETVDPFKQISHEFIAAYEAQKRECVLYPDAESVLARWHAAGVEQVVLSAYRQPLLVEIIDFYGLNDYFDRLIGLDNIYAEGKTGNALQHVASIPHEPHELLLIGDTVHDYEVANAVGADCVLVSHGHNSRERLEATGAVVVDSLKEVAARIPVAPHE; from the coding sequence ATGGCTTACAAGCACGTGATTTGGGACTGGAACGGCACACTGATGGACGACGGCTGGCTATGCGTGGACATCATGAACCGCTTTTTGGCGCGGCGCGATAAACCGACGATCGATAACGAATTCTACCGCCAGCATTTTCAATTTCCCGTGCAGCGCTATTATGACGCGCTGAATTTTGACGAGACGGTGGACCCGTTTAAGCAAATCAGCCACGAGTTTATTGCCGCCTACGAGGCCCAGAAACGCGAATGCGTGCTCTACCCCGATGCTGAGTCCGTGCTGGCTCGGTGGCATGCTGCGGGCGTTGAACAGGTGGTTCTCTCGGCTTACCGTCAACCGCTGCTGGTGGAGATCATCGATTTCTACGGCCTCAATGACTACTTCGACCGTCTGATCGGCCTGGACAATATCTACGCGGAGGGGAAGACCGGCAACGCGCTGCAACACGTGGCGTCGATCCCGCATGAGCCGCATGAGTTGCTACTGATCGGCGATACCGTGCATGATTACGAGGTCGCCAATGCCGTCGGTGCAGACTGTGTGCTCGTTTCGCACGGGCATAATTCGCGGGAGCGTCTGGAGGCGACGGGCGCTGTCGTAGTCGATTCGCTAAAGGAGGTTGCGGCGCGAATCCCGGTGGCACCCCACGAATAA
- a CDS encoding LOG family protein, translating to MKDTNYTNEWPPKAYKNLEFLNSSQARHVRILCELAEPKKRLKRMGVYNTIAFFGSARIPDSNTAREHLTVAEKEAAEGKPDDEALAQRLRVAKRHMRASKYHDMAMELARQLAEWSKTITDPKKRFFICTGGGDGMMRAANHGAYLADQPSVGLGISLPFEQELNPYIPHDLQFEFHYFMIRKYWFAYMAKAMVATPGGFGTMDELFEIMTLIQTHKIQKRMPIVLLGSEFWNDILNFEAFRDWGMISDEDLNLFRIMDDIDEARDWIIEELTTHYVNKPHVEPTIPGI from the coding sequence ATGAAAGACACAAATTACACAAATGAGTGGCCACCAAAGGCCTACAAAAATCTAGAATTCCTCAATAGCTCCCAGGCACGTCACGTGCGTATCCTTTGCGAATTGGCAGAGCCCAAAAAGCGCCTGAAACGCATGGGCGTGTATAACACCATCGCGTTTTTTGGCTCGGCCCGCATCCCCGATAGCAATACCGCCCGCGAACACCTGACCGTCGCCGAAAAAGAAGCCGCTGAAGGCAAACCCGACGACGAAGCCCTGGCCCAGCGACTTCGCGTCGCCAAGCGCCACATGCGTGCCTCCAAGTATCACGATATGGCGATGGAACTGGCCCGCCAGCTCGCCGAATGGTCCAAGACTATCACCGATCCCAAGAAGCGCTTTTTTATCTGCACCGGCGGTGGCGACGGCATGATGCGCGCAGCCAATCACGGTGCCTACCTCGCCGATCAGCCGTCTGTGGGCCTCGGCATCAGCCTGCCCTTCGAGCAGGAGCTCAATCCCTACATTCCGCACGATCTGCAGTTTGAATTTCACTACTTCATGATCCGCAAATACTGGTTCGCCTACATGGCCAAGGCGATGGTCGCCACCCCCGGCGGCTTTGGCACGATGGACGAGCTTTTCGAGATCATGACGCTCATTCAAACCCACAAGATCCAAAAGCGCATGCCGATCGTGCTGCTTGGTTCGGAATTCTGGAACGATATTCTCAATTTCGAAGCCTTTCGAGACTGGGGTATGATCAGCGATGAGGACCTCAATTTGTTCCGCATCATGGACGATATCGACGAGGCGCGGGACTGGATTATTGAGGAACTAACGACCCATTACGTCAACAAGCCACACGTCGAGCCGACCATACCGGGGATCTAA